From a single Pseudoalteromonas nigrifaciens genomic region:
- the glnB gene encoding nitrogen regulatory protein P-II has protein sequence MKKIEAIIKPFKLDDVREALSEVGITGMTVTEVKGFGRQKGHTELYRGAEYMVDFLPKVKLDIVLGDDDVDRAIEVIIKTAQTGKIGDGKIFVTEVERVVRIRTAEEDEEAI, from the coding sequence ATGAAAAAAATAGAAGCAATCATTAAACCTTTTAAGCTTGATGATGTGCGTGAAGCCCTATCAGAAGTAGGCATTACAGGTATGACAGTAACTGAAGTTAAAGGGTTTGGGCGTCAAAAAGGCCATACCGAGTTGTATCGTGGTGCGGAATACATGGTTGATTTTTTACCTAAAGTTAAATTAGATATTGTACTGGGCGATGATGATGTTGACCGTGCAATTGAGGTAATAATTAAAACGGCACAAACAGGAAAAATTGGTGATGGTAAAATATTTGTCACTGAAGTTGAGCGTGTTGTGCGTATTCGTACCGCTGAGGAAGATGAAGAAGCGATTTAA
- a CDS encoding outer membrane protein assembly factor BamD, whose translation MINKIGKRAFAIVFSVSVLSLGACSSAPDQEDIQRVPNKSAHALYEDAKQTLDSGLYARAIELLSAIDSRYPFGPFSKQVQMDLVYAHYQSGNTEQALATIDRFIRLNPNHKDLDYMYYMRGLVNIKADKNAFQEYFGVDRADRDANRTRVAFTDLSTLVKRFPQSDYAPEAKRRLVWLLNRMARYELKVATYYYEREAYLAAANRGKFVVEHYSQSSYLNSALEMMEKSYDKLGLSELSEDAKQTRIFNSRNK comes from the coding sequence ATGATAAATAAAATAGGGAAACGTGCATTCGCCATTGTTTTTTCAGTTTCAGTGCTTAGTTTAGGTGCTTGTTCGTCGGCTCCTGACCAAGAAGACATTCAACGTGTACCTAATAAATCGGCTCACGCTTTGTATGAAGATGCCAAGCAAACTTTAGATTCTGGTTTATATGCACGCGCAATCGAACTTTTAAGTGCTATTGACTCTCGCTACCCGTTTGGCCCATTTTCTAAACAAGTACAAATGGATTTAGTCTATGCGCATTACCAATCGGGTAATACCGAGCAAGCACTAGCAACAATCGACCGTTTTATTCGCTTAAACCCAAATCATAAAGATTTAGACTACATGTATTACATGCGTGGATTAGTTAACATTAAAGCCGATAAAAACGCATTCCAAGAATATTTTGGTGTTGATAGAGCTGACCGCGATGCTAACCGTACACGTGTGGCCTTTACCGATTTATCAACCTTGGTTAAGCGTTTCCCACAAAGTGACTACGCCCCAGAGGCAAAACGTCGTTTAGTGTGGTTGTTAAACCGTATGGCAAGGTATGAGCTAAAAGTGGCCACTTACTATTATGAACGTGAAGCCTACTTAGCAGCAGCTAACCGCGGTAAGTTTGTAGTAGAACATTACTCGCAAAGCAGCTACTTAAATTCTGCACTTGAAATGATGGAAAAAAGCTACGATAAGTTAGGCTTAAGTGAGCTTAGTGAAGACGCTAAACAAACACGAATTTTTAACAGCAGAAATAAATAA
- the rluD gene encoding 23S rRNA pseudouridine(1911/1915/1917) synthase RluD, which translates to MSEQISLQADVPTDLGGKRLDQVLAQLFPDYSRSRIKTWILDDKITVDGEIFNTPRTKLLGGEVLNVETTIEAPREYIAQDIKLDIVYEDDDILVINKPMGLVVHPGAGNPDGTVLNALLHYHPEIINVPRAGIVHRLDKDTTGLMVVAKTIPAQTHLVTALQKRENFTREYEALCNGTMTAGGMVEKPIGRHATQRTHMDVHEQGKPAITHYRVAEKFRAHTRLRLRLETGRTHQIRVHMAYLNHPLIGDQSYGGRPRPPKGATPELFELLRSFKRQALHAVKLSIAHPITGEMMTWQAPIPDDMVAMTLALREDTKANPDIDR; encoded by the coding sequence ATGTCAGAGCAAATTTCTCTTCAAGCCGACGTTCCAACCGATTTAGGTGGTAAACGTCTAGACCAAGTATTAGCACAATTGTTCCCTGATTATTCACGATCAAGGATAAAAACGTGGATTTTGGATGATAAAATCACCGTTGATGGCGAAATATTCAACACACCGCGCACTAAACTGCTTGGTGGTGAAGTACTTAATGTTGAAACAACCATTGAAGCACCTCGTGAATACATAGCGCAAGATATCAAATTAGACATTGTTTATGAAGATGATGATATTTTGGTAATTAATAAACCTATGGGCTTGGTAGTTCATCCTGGTGCAGGTAATCCAGATGGCACAGTGCTAAATGCATTGCTACATTACCACCCAGAAATTATTAATGTACCTCGCGCGGGCATTGTGCACCGATTAGATAAAGACACTACTGGTCTTATGGTGGTAGCTAAAACTATTCCGGCACAAACGCATTTAGTAACCGCACTGCAAAAACGTGAAAATTTCACGCGAGAATACGAAGCGCTTTGCAATGGCACAATGACCGCTGGTGGCATGGTTGAAAAGCCTATTGGCCGCCATGCAACGCAACGTACGCATATGGATGTACATGAACAGGGTAAGCCAGCCATTACGCATTACCGTGTTGCTGAAAAGTTTCGTGCTCATACACGTTTACGTTTACGCCTTGAAACCGGTCGTACTCACCAAATACGTGTGCATATGGCTTATTTAAATCATCCGCTTATTGGCGATCAGTCTTATGGCGGCCGTCCGCGTCCACCTAAAGGGGCAACGCCTGAGTTATTTGAATTGCTGCGTAGTTTTAAACGCCAAGCATTACATGCGGTTAAATTAAGTATTGCGCACCCAATTACGGGTGAAATGATGACATGGCAAGCACCTATTCCAGATGACATGGTTGCTATGACACTGGCACTGCGTGAAGACACAAAAGCTAATCCTGACATAGATAGATAA
- the pgeF gene encoding peptidoglycan editing factor PgeF, which translates to MQFLSAAWQVPITGVSTLSTTRVGGVSEAPFKSFNLGLHVGDNKQQVLKNRALLDKHLPNSAVWIDQVHSGDVLIVDGQFKFNAHHQGDALYTQLVAQPLAIMTADCLPILLASNDGKEVAAIHAGWRGLEQGVIKNTLNCFNAKKSEISAWLGPAIGADKFEVGSEVFALFNAQNPLFAKAFKACANQKYLADIYHLARIQLRQLGIINITGGEHCTVSQTEQFFSYRRDGQTGRMASLIWRN; encoded by the coding sequence ATGCAGTTTTTATCAGCAGCATGGCAAGTCCCTATAACAGGTGTGAGTACATTAAGTACCACACGTGTAGGCGGTGTTTCAGAAGCGCCGTTTAAGAGTTTTAATTTAGGGCTGCATGTTGGTGATAATAAACAACAGGTATTAAAAAATCGTGCTTTGTTGGATAAGCATTTGCCAAATAGTGCTGTATGGATAGATCAAGTTCATAGTGGCGATGTACTCATTGTTGATGGGCAATTTAAATTTAACGCTCACCATCAAGGAGATGCACTATATACACAACTCGTTGCTCAGCCTTTGGCAATAATGACCGCCGATTGCTTGCCCATTTTACTTGCCAGTAACGATGGAAAAGAAGTAGCTGCCATACATGCTGGTTGGCGTGGATTAGAGCAAGGTGTAATTAAAAATACGCTAAACTGCTTTAATGCCAAAAAAAGTGAAATAAGTGCCTGGTTAGGTCCCGCAATAGGGGCTGATAAATTTGAGGTAGGTAGCGAGGTGTTTGCATTGTTTAATGCCCAAAACCCTTTGTTTGCCAAAGCGTTTAAAGCGTGTGCAAACCAAAAGTACCTTGCCGATATTTATCACCTTGCACGTATTCAATTGCGTCAATTAGGGATTATAAATATTACCGGTGGTGAGCACTGTACGGTTTCTCAAACTGAACAGTTTTTTTCGTACCGACGCGACGGCCAAACCGGACGCATGGCAAGTTTGATCTGGCGCAACTAA
- the clpB gene encoding ATP-dependent chaperone ClpB, which yields MRLDRFTSKFQSALSDAQSLALGRDHQFIEPVHLMYALLKQSGSSVRALLAQAGVSADELNTKLSQEIEKLFKVEGVGGDVQLSNNTISLINLCDKYAQKRKDKYISSELFVLAACDDKGPLGNIFKTLNITSDKIETAINAVRGGQKVDDPNAEETRQALEKYTIDLTERAEQGKLDPVIGRDDEIRRTIQVLQRRTKNNPVLIGEPGVGKTAIAEGLAQRIINGEVPEGLKNKRVLSLDLGALVAGAKYRGEFEERLKSVLNELAKEEGQVILFIDEIHTIVGAGKSDGAMDAGNMLKPALARGELHCVGATTLDEYRKYIEKDAALERRFQKVLVEEPSVEDTIAILRGLKERYELHHSVEITDPAIVAAAQLSHRYISDRQLPDKAIDLIDEAGSSIRLQIDSKPESLDKLERRIIQLKLEDNALAKEKDEASLKRRTEMQELITELEGEYNELDEIWTAEKASLQGTQVIKAELEQARLDLDVARRASDLQRMSELQYGRIPELEHKLDLASQAEMQEMTLLKNQVGEDEIAEILSRWTGIPVSRMLQGEREKLLQMEEKLHEKVIGQDEAVVAVANAIRRSRAGLADPNRPIGSFLFLGPTGVGKTELTKALAGYMFDTESAMVRIDMSEFMEKHSVARLVGAPPGYVGYEEGGYLTEAVRRKPYSVILLDEIEKAHPDVFNILLQVLDDGRLTDGQGRTVDFKNTVIIMTSNLGSDIIQEQAGNNDYVTLKEKVMNVLINEFRPEFINRIDETVVFHPLANEHIKEIADIQLSKLRERLTQMGYLLEISDAALDRIAASGFDPVYGARPLKRAIQQTIENPLAQKLLNGDYMPGSVVVIDANDDGLVFSSR from the coding sequence ATGCGTTTAGATAGATTTACCAGTAAATTTCAGTCTGCGCTTTCTGATGCGCAATCTTTAGCCCTTGGCCGCGATCATCAATTTATTGAGCCGGTACACTTAATGTATGCTTTGTTAAAGCAAAGCGGCTCAAGCGTGCGCGCGTTATTAGCACAAGCAGGTGTTAGTGCTGACGAGCTTAATACTAAGCTTTCCCAAGAAATAGAAAAACTATTTAAAGTGGAAGGCGTAGGCGGCGATGTGCAGCTATCGAACAACACTATATCCTTGATCAACTTATGCGATAAGTATGCGCAAAAGCGTAAAGATAAATATATTTCTAGCGAACTGTTTGTATTAGCTGCTTGCGACGATAAAGGCCCGCTGGGTAATATTTTTAAAACCTTAAATATCACCTCCGACAAAATAGAAACGGCCATTAATGCAGTGCGTGGTGGGCAAAAGGTAGATGATCCAAATGCCGAAGAAACACGCCAAGCACTTGAAAAATACACCATAGATTTAACCGAACGTGCAGAGCAAGGTAAGCTTGATCCTGTTATTGGTCGAGATGATGAAATTCGCCGAACAATTCAAGTTTTACAACGCCGAACTAAAAATAACCCAGTGTTAATAGGTGAACCAGGTGTAGGTAAAACCGCGATAGCCGAGGGTTTAGCACAGCGTATTATTAATGGTGAAGTGCCCGAGGGATTAAAAAACAAGCGGGTACTTTCGCTTGATTTAGGCGCGCTGGTGGCCGGTGCTAAATACCGTGGCGAATTTGAAGAACGTTTAAAATCAGTATTAAATGAACTGGCTAAAGAAGAAGGCCAAGTGATTTTATTTATTGATGAAATACACACAATTGTAGGCGCAGGTAAAAGTGATGGCGCAATGGATGCAGGCAATATGCTAAAACCGGCACTTGCCCGTGGCGAATTACATTGCGTAGGTGCCACCACTCTTGATGAATATCGTAAATACATTGAAAAAGACGCCGCCCTTGAGCGTCGCTTTCAAAAGGTATTGGTAGAGGAGCCTTCGGTTGAGGATACTATTGCTATATTACGTGGCCTAAAAGAGCGCTACGAGCTGCATCACTCTGTTGAAATTACCGATCCTGCTATCGTTGCTGCTGCGCAATTATCGCATCGTTATATTAGTGACCGTCAATTACCCGATAAAGCGATTGATCTTATAGATGAAGCGGGCTCTTCTATTCGTCTACAAATAGATTCAAAACCAGAGTCGTTAGATAAGTTAGAGCGCCGTATTATTCAATTAAAACTTGAAGATAACGCACTCGCCAAAGAAAAAGACGAAGCAAGTTTAAAACGCCGTACTGAAATGCAAGAGCTGATCACCGAGCTTGAAGGAGAGTACAATGAGCTTGATGAGATATGGACTGCCGAAAAAGCATCTTTACAAGGCACTCAAGTTATTAAAGCTGAGCTAGAACAAGCACGACTTGATTTAGATGTAGCTCGAAGAGCCAGCGATTTACAGCGTATGTCGGAGCTACAATATGGCCGCATACCAGAGCTTGAGCATAAACTTGATTTAGCATCGCAAGCAGAAATGCAAGAAATGACCTTGCTAAAAAACCAAGTGGGCGAAGATGAAATAGCCGAAATACTCTCTCGTTGGACCGGTATTCCAGTATCGCGGATGCTACAAGGTGAGCGAGAAAAACTATTGCAGATGGAAGAAAAGCTACATGAAAAAGTAATCGGACAAGATGAAGCCGTTGTAGCGGTAGCTAATGCTATTCGCCGCTCACGTGCAGGGCTTGCCGATCCTAATCGCCCGATTGGCTCGTTTTTGTTTTTAGGCCCAACCGGGGTCGGTAAAACAGAATTAACCAAAGCACTCGCCGGCTATATGTTCGACACCGAAAGTGCCATGGTGCGTATTGATATGTCTGAGTTTATGGAAAAACATTCAGTAGCACGTTTAGTTGGTGCGCCTCCTGGGTATGTTGGCTACGAAGAGGGCGGGTATTTAACCGAAGCCGTGCGTCGTAAACCTTACTCAGTTATTTTATTGGACGAAATAGAAAAAGCACACCCAGATGTGTTTAATATTTTGCTACAGGTTTTAGATGATGGACGTTTAACCGACGGTCAAGGACGCACGGTTGATTTTAAAAATACCGTTATCATCATGACCTCAAACTTAGGCTCAGATATAATTCAAGAGCAAGCGGGCAATAACGATTACGTTACTTTGAAAGAAAAAGTAATGAATGTTTTAATCAATGAGTTTAGACCTGAGTTTATTAACCGTATTGATGAAACCGTTGTTTTCCACCCACTGGCTAACGAGCACATTAAAGAGATTGCTGATATTCAGTTAAGTAAATTACGTGAGCGTTTAACGCAAATGGGTTATTTACTCGAAATAAGCGACGCTGCTTTAGATCGTATTGCCGCAAGTGGTTTTGATCCGGTTTATGGTGCGCGTCCGTTAAAACGAGCTATTCAACAAACGATTGAAAATCCATTAGCACAAAAATTACTCAATGGTGATTATATGCCAGGCAGTGTTGTTGTAATTGATGCAAATGACGACGGTTTAGTGTTTTCAAGCCGTTAA
- a CDS encoding methyl-accepting chemotaxis protein yields MRRNQSLINEEVAFEEQQELVSTTDLRGVITYANQAFCTIAGYDIAELMGKNHNIVRHPDMPKAAFKEMWETLKQGHSWRGAVKNRCKDGRYYWVDAFVTPIFEHSQLIGYQSVRTKLSPQLKRRAELFYSKVNAKKSFFNWRERTSLRQSLSVFALLCWLVATAVWASFAIALISLVVCLVILALNYDELITTPRILKQQKQQADSISRYIYSGRHPHSISDYREQMLSAKLRTVLGRMKDSTLSFNDIALNLDQQSTLTEQGISSQGSQLEQIASAMAQMSSTIGEISSNTCTTADKVSVTYQSCSDIKVHIADNNAMVSDLAVQVEQAATTANSLASEADKIGQVMSEIEGIAEQTNLLALNAAIEAARAGEHGRGFAVVADEVRALSSRTQNATAQIHSSIKEIQDTLFSWSKIMQNTKQQADSCVNTTTQTQQELDSIFTQISEIAQLATGISAAAEEQQVVSHDIGTNVEQIKNLGDDNLNLSFNVARGAAELVEGSRKINDLLLTFKI; encoded by the coding sequence ATGCGTCGTAATCAAAGCTTAATAAATGAAGAAGTGGCCTTCGAAGAACAACAAGAACTGGTATCAACAACTGATTTGCGCGGAGTAATCACTTACGCTAATCAAGCATTTTGTACTATAGCCGGGTATGATATAGCAGAACTTATGGGTAAGAACCATAATATAGTGCGCCACCCCGACATGCCAAAAGCTGCATTTAAAGAAATGTGGGAAACATTAAAGCAAGGCCACTCTTGGCGCGGCGCAGTTAAAAACCGTTGTAAAGATGGCCGCTATTACTGGGTTGATGCATTTGTAACTCCTATTTTTGAGCACAGCCAGTTAATTGGTTATCAATCTGTAAGAACCAAATTAAGCCCACAGTTAAAACGCCGTGCAGAACTATTTTACAGTAAAGTAAATGCTAAAAAGTCATTCTTTAATTGGCGCGAACGCACAAGTTTAAGACAAAGCTTAAGTGTATTTGCTTTATTATGTTGGTTAGTTGCAACTGCTGTATGGGCTTCATTTGCTATTGCACTAATTAGCTTAGTGGTTTGCTTAGTTATACTTGCTTTAAACTATGATGAGCTAATAACAACACCAAGAATATTAAAGCAGCAAAAACAACAAGCCGATTCTATATCTCGTTATATTTATAGTGGCCGACACCCTCACAGTATTAGTGATTACAGAGAGCAAATGCTAAGCGCTAAATTACGCACTGTACTGGGGCGTATGAAAGACTCTACCTTAAGCTTTAATGATATTGCTTTAAATTTAGATCAACAGTCAACGCTTACAGAGCAAGGTATTTCATCGCAAGGCTCGCAGCTTGAGCAAATAGCATCTGCAATGGCGCAAATGAGTTCGACTATAGGTGAAATATCAAGTAACACCTGCACCACTGCCGATAAAGTAAGTGTTACTTATCAAAGTTGCTCCGATATAAAAGTACACATTGCCGATAATAATGCCATGGTTTCTGATTTAGCCGTTCAGGTAGAGCAAGCAGCAACAACCGCTAACAGCCTAGCGTCAGAAGCCGATAAAATTGGCCAAGTAATGAGTGAAATTGAAGGTATTGCCGAGCAAACTAACTTACTTGCGCTAAATGCTGCCATAGAAGCTGCAAGAGCAGGTGAGCATGGCCGTGGTTTTGCTGTAGTTGCCGATGAAGTAAGAGCGCTTTCATCAAGAACACAAAATGCCACTGCGCAAATTCACAGCTCAATAAAGGAAATTCAAGACACCTTGTTTAGCTGGTCAAAAATAATGCAAAACACGAAGCAACAAGCCGACAGTTGTGTAAATACTACAACGCAAACACAGCAAGAGCTTGATAGCATTTTCACTCAAATTAGCGAAATAGCGCAACTCGCTACTGGTATTTCGGCTGCTGCAGAAGAGCAACAAGTAGTGAGCCACGACATAGGTACTAATGTAGAGCAGATTAAAAACCTAGGTGATGATAATTTAAACTTAAGTTTTAATGTTGCCAGGGGCGCTGCTGAGTTAGTTGAAGGCTCAAGAAAGATCAACGACTTACTGCTTACTTTTAAAATTTAA
- the gshA gene encoding glutamate--cysteine ligase, which translates to MATHDLTNALDALSVTQHKHAINGIKRGIERESLRIKSDGVISAQKHPEGVGSALTNGQITTDFSESLLEFITPVSESSTQTLQQLKDLQKFTLEKMGDELLWPISMPCFIEHQDDIVIAQFGSSNVGQMKTLYREGLKNRYGSMMQAIAGVHFNISFPDSLWQSLHTLKNSDLSLEDFISDGYLALIRNFKRELWLISYLFGASPALCSSFLQGRKTDLPFKKLGKGTLYLEVGTALRLGNLGYTNSAQSSLRVMYNSLDEYVAGLKKSINTPSDIYGNLDDYTSENPKQLNKNILQIENEFYSPIRPKRNAKNGETPTDALLRAGIEYVEIRALDVNPFSEVGIDIEQFHFLDVFLTYCLLKSSPAMDWEEQTRSTENLDTVVNKGREKGLELNYFNQPRTLQSWGEDIFSQLSEVAKYMDTAYGVSYYSSTIERMATWINNPGLTYSGRYVAELEASGLDNGHYALAIAEKYKQSHQAADYQVFSKQWLEEQVTRSNDAQRAIEQSDSVSFTAFLNAYFDPK; encoded by the coding sequence TTGGCAACACATGATCTAACAAACGCGCTTGACGCTCTTTCAGTAACGCAGCATAAACATGCAATTAACGGAATAAAACGTGGTATTGAGCGTGAGTCACTAAGAATTAAAAGTGATGGCGTTATCTCTGCACAAAAACACCCAGAAGGGGTGGGCAGTGCGCTTACCAATGGCCAAATTACGACCGATTTTTCAGAGTCGTTACTTGAATTTATTACCCCAGTTAGTGAATCGTCCACACAAACGCTGCAGCAATTAAAAGACTTACAAAAGTTTACCCTAGAAAAAATGGGTGACGAATTACTTTGGCCTATTAGTATGCCGTGCTTTATTGAACATCAAGACGACATAGTTATTGCGCAATTTGGCAGTTCAAATGTAGGGCAAATGAAAACGCTTTACCGTGAAGGGTTAAAAAACCGTTACGGCAGTATGATGCAAGCTATTGCTGGTGTGCATTTTAATATTTCGTTTCCAGATTCATTGTGGCAGTCATTACATACGCTAAAAAATAGCGACCTTAGTTTAGAGGATTTTATATCTGATGGTTACTTAGCGCTTATTCGTAATTTTAAACGTGAATTATGGCTGATCAGTTATTTATTTGGTGCATCACCTGCGTTATGTAGTTCGTTTTTACAGGGTAGAAAAACCGATTTACCATTTAAAAAGCTAGGTAAAGGCACCCTGTATTTAGAAGTAGGCACTGCGCTGCGCTTAGGTAACTTAGGTTACACCAATAGCGCACAATCATCACTGCGTGTAATGTATAACTCGTTAGATGAATATGTAGCTGGTTTGAAAAAATCAATTAACACACCTTCAGATATTTACGGCAACCTTGACGATTACACCAGCGAAAATCCAAAACAGTTAAATAAGAATATTCTGCAAATAGAAAACGAATTTTATTCGCCAATTCGCCCTAAACGTAATGCTAAAAACGGTGAAACACCAACAGATGCACTACTTAGAGCCGGTATTGAATATGTCGAAATTCGCGCATTAGATGTTAATCCATTTAGTGAAGTGGGCATAGATATAGAGCAGTTCCACTTTTTAGATGTGTTTTTAACGTATTGTTTATTAAAAAGCTCACCGGCAATGGATTGGGAAGAGCAAACACGCAGCACAGAAAATCTTGATACAGTAGTAAATAAAGGGCGAGAAAAAGGCCTTGAACTTAATTACTTTAATCAACCACGTACCCTTCAATCGTGGGGTGAAGATATATTTTCGCAATTAAGTGAAGTGGCAAAATACATGGATACTGCCTACGGCGTTAGTTATTATTCAAGTACTATTGAGCGCATGGCAACTTGGATTAATAACCCAGGACTTACATATTCTGGGCGTTATGTAGCTGAGTTAGAAGCTTCAGGGCTAGATAACGGCCATTATGCGCTAGCAATTGCTGAAAAGTATAAGCAAAGCCATCAAGCTGCAGACTATCAAGTGTTTTCAAAGCAATGGTTAGAGGAGCAAGTTACACGCTCTAACGACGCTCAGCGTGCTATTGAGCAAAGTGACTCAGTATCATTTACCGCATTTTTAAATGCTTATTTTGATCCTAAATAA
- a CDS encoding HlyC/CorC family transporter produces MDAISTSTLFIILGFLVLFSAYFSGSETGIMSINRIRLRHLTKENHRAAKRVSKLLSRPDRLIGLILIGNNLVNIAAAQVATIIGIRLYGDLGIAVATGALTLVVLIFAEITPKTLAALYPEKVAFPSSVVLKGLLKILFPFVVVINWLTNGILRLFGISAAQIDEHSMSKEELKSVLNESGALIPARHQSMLTSILDLEQVTVEDIMIPRNEIVAIDINDEWKLISRQLTHAQHTRVLLYRDNIDDAVGFIHSRDALRLLTKEQFDKPSLLRAVREIYFIPEGTSLNTQLLKFQQSKERIGLVVDEYGDIQGLVTLEDILEEVVGDFTTTQTRTPSEEVTTQTDGSCIVDGGANVRDLNKEMGWEFPLDGPKTLSGLIVEYLENIPDANLSLRIAGYPIEVLEVKENMIKLVKIQPKKRKK; encoded by the coding sequence TTGGACGCCATATCGACCAGTACCTTGTTTATCATTTTAGGTTTTTTGGTACTTTTTTCTGCTTATTTTTCTGGCTCAGAAACCGGAATTATGTCAATCAATCGTATACGCCTGCGACATCTCACCAAAGAGAATCATCGCGCTGCTAAACGTGTCAGTAAATTACTTAGTCGTCCGGATAGGCTCATTGGTTTAATTTTAATCGGCAATAATTTAGTTAATATTGCCGCTGCACAAGTTGCTACTATTATTGGTATTCGTTTATACGGTGATTTAGGTATTGCTGTGGCAACAGGTGCGCTAACCTTAGTAGTGCTTATTTTTGCAGAAATAACCCCAAAAACACTTGCTGCTCTCTACCCTGAAAAAGTTGCCTTCCCAAGTTCTGTTGTGCTTAAAGGATTACTAAAAATCCTTTTCCCATTTGTCGTTGTTATTAACTGGCTAACCAACGGCATCTTGCGGTTATTTGGTATTAGTGCGGCACAAATAGATGAGCACAGCATGAGTAAAGAAGAGCTAAAATCAGTACTTAATGAGTCTGGTGCACTTATTCCTGCGCGTCACCAAAGCATGTTGACCTCAATTTTAGATTTAGAACAAGTAACCGTTGAAGATATTATGATCCCACGTAACGAAATTGTGGCCATAGATATTAACGATGAATGGAAACTTATTAGCCGCCAACTGACTCATGCACAACATACGCGTGTATTGTTATATAGAGATAACATAGATGACGCGGTGGGGTTTATTCATTCGCGTGATGCGCTTAGGTTACTTACAAAAGAGCAATTTGATAAACCATCGTTGCTACGCGCTGTACGTGAAATTTATTTCATTCCTGAAGGCACATCACTAAATACGCAGCTATTAAAGTTTCAGCAATCTAAAGAGCGTATTGGCTTGGTGGTAGATGAGTATGGCGACATTCAAGGTTTAGTTACCCTAGAGGATATACTTGAGGAAGTGGTAGGCGATTTTACCACCACCCAAACTCGTACGCCAAGCGAAGAAGTAACCACACAAACCGATGGCTCGTGCATTGTAGATGGCGGTGCTAACGTGCGCGACTTAAATAAAGAAATGGGCTGGGAGTTTCCACTCGACGGGCCTAAAACACTCAGCGGCTTAATAGTTGAGTATTTAGAAAACATTCCTGATGCCAATTTAAGTTTGCGTATTGCCGGCTACCCTATTGAAGTACTTGAAGTAAAAGAAAACATGATAAAGCTGGTTAAAATACAGCCGAAAAAACGTAAAAAATAA
- a CDS encoding cytochrome C assembly family protein — protein MLIISLTIIASLFYVLATSYVLSRLFHQQGPSQKLTIILSTVAILAHMLLLVNSVFRADGQDLSIVNVALLTCWVIVISVTTVSLKFPATLLLPVVYGFAALLTMASLFIPHHILLQSIDVDVGLVTHISLSLLAYCILIIATLYGVQFYFIDKRLKRKDLAIVHSHLPPLMVVERQLYQLVNLGTILLTLALLSGFVFLDGMFATQFIHKTILSLVAWCIFAVIALGHMKKGWRGKPVVIAIMVAAFILTLAYFGSRFIQEVILNKF, from the coding sequence ATGCTGATTATTAGCTTAACTATTATTGCCAGTTTATTTTATGTGTTAGCAACGTCTTACGTGCTCTCACGGTTGTTTCATCAACAAGGCCCTAGCCAAAAGCTAACTATTATATTGAGTACTGTGGCTATTTTGGCGCACATGCTGTTGTTAGTAAATTCGGTTTTTAGAGCAGACGGACAAGATTTAAGTATTGTCAATGTGGCGCTTTTAACCTGCTGGGTTATTGTGATTTCTGTCACTACGGTATCGTTAAAGTTTCCGGCGACCTTATTATTGCCGGTCGTGTACGGCTTTGCTGCACTTCTAACTATGGCAAGCTTGTTTATACCACACCATATTTTACTGCAAAGTATTGATGTTGATGTGGGCTTAGTAACCCATATTTCGTTATCATTACTCGCTTACTGCATTTTAATTATTGCTACTTTATATGGCGTACAATTTTACTTTATTGATAAGCGCTTAAAGCGTAAAGATTTAGCTATTGTACACAGCCATTTACCACCACTAATGGTGGTTGAACGCCAACTGTATCAATTGGTTAACTTAGGTACTATATTACTCACTTTGGCACTATTGTCGGGATTTGTATTTCTCGATGGTATGTTCGCTACTCAATTTATCCATAAAACGATATTATCGCTTGTTGCATGGTGTATTTTTGCTGTGATTGCGCTTGGCCATATGAAAAAAGGCTGGCGTGGTAAACCTGTGGTTATTGCTATTATGGTTGCTGCTTTTATTCTTACACTGGCTTATTTTGGCAGTCGTTTTATACAAGAAGTTATTCTAAATAAATTTTAA